From a region of the Zonotrichia albicollis isolate bZonAlb1 chromosome 5, bZonAlb1.hap1, whole genome shotgun sequence genome:
- the SH3BP2 gene encoding SH3 domain-binding protein 2 isoform X3 yields the protein MPERGQKLLMALSSQRKQSLGGTGCRKTMCRSDKGSRMMASQEQVWPVPMKAIGAQNLLTMPGGVTKSGYLHKKGGTQLQILKWPLRFVIIHEGCIYYFKSSTSASPQGAFSLKGYNRVMRAAEETTSSNVFPFKLVHISKKHRTWFFSASSEDERKNWMLSLRREIGHYHEKKEIITEFSDSGSDADSFYGSVERPIDIKYSHHSADNEDYDQEEEDESYLQPDTSDIVKDDMVLPPAYPPPPIPHVRKSPYSEARAHSYSGKPSAPVPPPPPKRSLPEIKLEPPPVPPLPVFKKPASGKECHPLPPEPAPPAPALAPPEACEKLKTLNLSPRTPPPLPANKPKLSQLAEKLAEPKVPREHGKPGLFVPPVLPKPPVPSHQPPAVKPRTEKSLGPQLQRSPPDGQSFRSFSFEKPALPSKPSQPDDDSDDDYEKVGLPVSIFLNTSESFEVERIFKASSPQGQPQNGLYCIRNSSTKPGKVLVVWDEPAGKVRNYRIFEKDGKFYLDSDILFLNMGSLVEYYSTHVLPSHDSLILRCPYGYSKPR from the exons ATGCCTGAGAGGGGTCAGAAGTTGTTGATGGCTTTGTCATCCCAAAGGAAACAATCGCTCGGTGGAACCGGCTGCCGAAAAACCATGTGTCGGTCGGACAAGGGCTCCAG AATGATGGCCTCGCAGGAGCAGGTCTGGCCAGTTCCAATGAAGGCAATTGGAGCACAAAACCTTCTGACAATGCCTGGAGGAGTCACCAAGTCAGGGTATCTTCATAAAAAAGGAGGCACCCAGCTGCAGATCCTCAAGT GGCCACTGAGATTTGTGATTATCCACGAGGGATGTATTTACTATTTTAAGAGCAGCACATCTGCATCTCCCCAGGGTGCATTTTCTTTGAAAGGCTACAACAG GGTGATGCGGGCAGCTGAGGAGACAACATCAAGCAACGTGTTTCCTTTCAAGTTGGTTCACATAAGCAAGAAGCACAGGACGTGGTTTTTTTCAGCTTCTTCTGAAGATGAAAGAAAG AATTGGATGCTATCCTTGAGAAGGGAAATTGGTCACTACCatgagaagaaagaaataataacGGAATTTAG TGACTCTGGTTCTGATGCTGACAGTTTCTATGGCTCAGTAGAACGTCCCATTGACATCAAGTATTCCCATCATTCAGCAGATAATGAAG ATTATGaccaggaggaagaggatgagtCTTATTTGCAGCCAGATACTTCTGACATAGTGAAAGATG ACATGGTGCTGCCCCCTGCGTACCCGCCTCCGCCCATTCCTCACGTCAGGAAATCTCCCTACTCCGAAGCAAGGGCACATTCCTACTCTGGCAAACCAAGTGCACCAGTACCACCACCCCCTCCTAAGAGGAGCTTACCTGAAATCAAACTAGAgccaccccctgtgccccctttACCTGTGTTCAAAAAGCCTGCAAGCGGCAAAGAGTGTCACCCGCTGCCCCCAGAGCCTgcgcctccagccccagcccttgctCCTCCAGAAGCGTGTGAGAAGCTGAAAACCTTAAACCTTTCCCCACGgactcctcctcctctgccagccaacAAACCCAAGTTGTCACAGCTTGCTGAAAAGCTAGCAGAGCCCAAAGTGCCAAGGGAACATGGTAAACCTGGACTGTTTGTGCCACCTGTGCTCCCAAAGCCACCTGTGCCAAGCCACCAGCCCCCTGCAGTCAAGCCCAGAACAGAGAAATCTTTAGGTCCCCAGTTACA GAGATCACCACCAGATGGACAGAGTTTTAGAagtttttcatttgaaaaaccAGCACTACCCTCCAAGCCAAGCCAACCTGATGATGACTCTGATGATGATTATGAAAAA GTTGGGCTGCCTGTTTCAATATTTCTTAATACCTCTGAATCCTTTGAAGTTGAAAG GATATTTAAAGCTAGTAGCCCACAAGGACAACCACAAAATGGATTGTACTGTATTAGGAACTCATCTACTAAGCCTGGAAAG gTATTGGTTGTATGGGATGAACCTGCAGGAAAAGTGAGAAACTACAGAATCTTTGAAAAG GATGGCAAGTTTTACCTGGATTCAGACATCCTGTTTTTGAACATGGGAAGTTTGGTGGAATACTACAGCACTCATGTCTTACCCAGTCATGACAGCCTGATTCTCAGGTGTCCTTACGGTTACTCCAAGCCAAGGTGA
- the SH3BP2 gene encoding SH3 domain-binding protein 2 isoform X1, whose amino-acid sequence MMASQEQVWPVPMKAIGAQNLLTMPGGVTKSGYLHKKGGTQLQILKWPLRFVIIHEGCIYYFKSSTSASPQGAFSLKGYNRVMRAAEETTSSNVFPFKLVHISKKHRTWFFSASSEDERKNWMLSLRREIGHYHEKKEIITEFSDSGSDADSFYGSVERPIDIKYSHHSADNEDYDQEEEDESYLQPDTSDIVKDDMVLPPAYPPPPIPHVRKSPYSEARAHSYSGKPSAPVPPPPPKRSLPEIKLEPPPVPPLPVFKKPASGKECHPLPPEPAPPAPALAPPEACEKLKTLNLSPRTPPPLPANKPKLSQLAEKLAEPKVPREHGKPGLFVPPVLPKPPVPSHQPPAVKPRTEKSLGPQLQRSPPDGQSFRSFSFEKPALPSKPSQPDDDSDDDYEKVGLPVSIFLNTSESFEVERIFKASSPQGQPQNGLYCIRNSSTKPGKVLVVWDEPAGKVRNYRIFEKDGKFYLDSDILFLNMGSLVEYYSTHVLPSHDSLILRCPYGYSKPR is encoded by the exons ATGATGGCCTCGCAGGAGCAGGTCTGGCCAGTTCCAATGAAGGCAATTGGAGCACAAAACCTTCTGACAATGCCTGGAGGAGTCACCAAGTCAGGGTATCTTCATAAAAAAGGAGGCACCCAGCTGCAGATCCTCAAGT GGCCACTGAGATTTGTGATTATCCACGAGGGATGTATTTACTATTTTAAGAGCAGCACATCTGCATCTCCCCAGGGTGCATTTTCTTTGAAAGGCTACAACAG GGTGATGCGGGCAGCTGAGGAGACAACATCAAGCAACGTGTTTCCTTTCAAGTTGGTTCACATAAGCAAGAAGCACAGGACGTGGTTTTTTTCAGCTTCTTCTGAAGATGAAAGAAAG AATTGGATGCTATCCTTGAGAAGGGAAATTGGTCACTACCatgagaagaaagaaataataacGGAATTTAG TGACTCTGGTTCTGATGCTGACAGTTTCTATGGCTCAGTAGAACGTCCCATTGACATCAAGTATTCCCATCATTCAGCAGATAATGAAG ATTATGaccaggaggaagaggatgagtCTTATTTGCAGCCAGATACTTCTGACATAGTGAAAGATG ACATGGTGCTGCCCCCTGCGTACCCGCCTCCGCCCATTCCTCACGTCAGGAAATCTCCCTACTCCGAAGCAAGGGCACATTCCTACTCTGGCAAACCAAGTGCACCAGTACCACCACCCCCTCCTAAGAGGAGCTTACCTGAAATCAAACTAGAgccaccccctgtgccccctttACCTGTGTTCAAAAAGCCTGCAAGCGGCAAAGAGTGTCACCCGCTGCCCCCAGAGCCTgcgcctccagccccagcccttgctCCTCCAGAAGCGTGTGAGAAGCTGAAAACCTTAAACCTTTCCCCACGgactcctcctcctctgccagccaacAAACCCAAGTTGTCACAGCTTGCTGAAAAGCTAGCAGAGCCCAAAGTGCCAAGGGAACATGGTAAACCTGGACTGTTTGTGCCACCTGTGCTCCCAAAGCCACCTGTGCCAAGCCACCAGCCCCCTGCAGTCAAGCCCAGAACAGAGAAATCTTTAGGTCCCCAGTTACA GAGATCACCACCAGATGGACAGAGTTTTAGAagtttttcatttgaaaaaccAGCACTACCCTCCAAGCCAAGCCAACCTGATGATGACTCTGATGATGATTATGAAAAA GTTGGGCTGCCTGTTTCAATATTTCTTAATACCTCTGAATCCTTTGAAGTTGAAAG GATATTTAAAGCTAGTAGCCCACAAGGACAACCACAAAATGGATTGTACTGTATTAGGAACTCATCTACTAAGCCTGGAAAG gTATTGGTTGTATGGGATGAACCTGCAGGAAAAGTGAGAAACTACAGAATCTTTGAAAAG GATGGCAAGTTTTACCTGGATTCAGACATCCTGTTTTTGAACATGGGAAGTTTGGTGGAATACTACAGCACTCATGTCTTACCCAGTCATGACAGCCTGATTCTCAGGTGTCCTTACGGTTACTCCAAGCCAAGGTGA
- the SH3BP2 gene encoding SH3 domain-binding protein 2 isoform X2 — translation MPSVRCRFADCRWEVGWRKVVGVSPPVGRGKALLGAGKRMMASQEQVWPVPMKAIGAQNLLTMPGGVTKSGYLHKKGGTQLQILKWPLRFVIIHEGCIYYFKSSTSASPQGAFSLKGYNRVMRAAEETTSSNVFPFKLVHISKKHRTWFFSASSEDERKNWMLSLRREIGHYHEKKEIITEFSDSGSDADSFYGSVERPIDIKYSHHSADNEDYDQEEEDESYLQPDTSDIVKDDMVLPPAYPPPPIPHVRKSPYSEARAHSYSGKPSAPVPPPPPKRSLPEIKLEPPPVPPLPVFKKPASGKECHPLPPEPAPPAPALAPPEACEKLKTLNLSPRTPPPLPANKPKLSQLAEKLAEPKVPREHGKPGLFVPPVLPKPPVPSHQPPAVKPRTEKSLGPQLQSPPDGQSFRSFSFEKPALPSKPSQPDDDSDDDYEKVGLPVSIFLNTSESFEVERIFKASSPQGQPQNGLYCIRNSSTKPGKVLVVWDEPAGKVRNYRIFEKDGKFYLDSDILFLNMGSLVEYYSTHVLPSHDSLILRCPYGYSKPR, via the exons ATGCCTTCGGTTCGGTGCCGCTTTGCTGACTGCAGGTGGGAGGTGGGATGGAGGAAAGTCGTCGGTGTGAGTCCGCCCGTGGGGAGAGGAAAGGCTCTTCTGGGCGCAGGAAAAAG AATGATGGCCTCGCAGGAGCAGGTCTGGCCAGTTCCAATGAAGGCAATTGGAGCACAAAACCTTCTGACAATGCCTGGAGGAGTCACCAAGTCAGGGTATCTTCATAAAAAAGGAGGCACCCAGCTGCAGATCCTCAAGT GGCCACTGAGATTTGTGATTATCCACGAGGGATGTATTTACTATTTTAAGAGCAGCACATCTGCATCTCCCCAGGGTGCATTTTCTTTGAAAGGCTACAACAG GGTGATGCGGGCAGCTGAGGAGACAACATCAAGCAACGTGTTTCCTTTCAAGTTGGTTCACATAAGCAAGAAGCACAGGACGTGGTTTTTTTCAGCTTCTTCTGAAGATGAAAGAAAG AATTGGATGCTATCCTTGAGAAGGGAAATTGGTCACTACCatgagaagaaagaaataataacGGAATTTAG TGACTCTGGTTCTGATGCTGACAGTTTCTATGGCTCAGTAGAACGTCCCATTGACATCAAGTATTCCCATCATTCAGCAGATAATGAAG ATTATGaccaggaggaagaggatgagtCTTATTTGCAGCCAGATACTTCTGACATAGTGAAAGATG ACATGGTGCTGCCCCCTGCGTACCCGCCTCCGCCCATTCCTCACGTCAGGAAATCTCCCTACTCCGAAGCAAGGGCACATTCCTACTCTGGCAAACCAAGTGCACCAGTACCACCACCCCCTCCTAAGAGGAGCTTACCTGAAATCAAACTAGAgccaccccctgtgccccctttACCTGTGTTCAAAAAGCCTGCAAGCGGCAAAGAGTGTCACCCGCTGCCCCCAGAGCCTgcgcctccagccccagcccttgctCCTCCAGAAGCGTGTGAGAAGCTGAAAACCTTAAACCTTTCCCCACGgactcctcctcctctgccagccaacAAACCCAAGTTGTCACAGCTTGCTGAAAAGCTAGCAGAGCCCAAAGTGCCAAGGGAACATGGTAAACCTGGACTGTTTGTGCCACCTGTGCTCCCAAAGCCACCTGTGCCAAGCCACCAGCCCCCTGCAGTCAAGCCCAGAACAGAGAAATCTTTAGGTCCCCAGTTACA ATCACCACCAGATGGACAGAGTTTTAGAagtttttcatttgaaaaaccAGCACTACCCTCCAAGCCAAGCCAACCTGATGATGACTCTGATGATGATTATGAAAAA GTTGGGCTGCCTGTTTCAATATTTCTTAATACCTCTGAATCCTTTGAAGTTGAAAG GATATTTAAAGCTAGTAGCCCACAAGGACAACCACAAAATGGATTGTACTGTATTAGGAACTCATCTACTAAGCCTGGAAAG gTATTGGTTGTATGGGATGAACCTGCAGGAAAAGTGAGAAACTACAGAATCTTTGAAAAG GATGGCAAGTTTTACCTGGATTCAGACATCCTGTTTTTGAACATGGGAAGTTTGGTGGAATACTACAGCACTCATGTCTTACCCAGTCATGACAGCCTGATTCTCAGGTGTCCTTACGGTTACTCCAAGCCAAGGTGA